One stretch of Streptomyces hygroscopicus DNA includes these proteins:
- a CDS encoding membrane protein → MSGGEQARYGEKVQPAEETPKPSGRLRKARALYRNVSKRRMAWLLLKDTVDSCMEYRVTGLAAEAAFFTLLSLPPLLLGLIGLLGYFDAWTSTDTVATIRQNILDASATVLSDRGVKEIARPLLDDVIKGGRPDVISLGFAIALWSGSRAVNVFVDTITIMYGLEGRRGIVRTRLLSFLLYLVALLVGAVALPLMVIGPEAVLGLLPSSADPVRVLYWPVVIVLSIAFLTTLYHVSVPVRSPWREDIPGALVALAMWVLGSFLLRIYLVHTVEGPTIYGSLAAPVAVLLWIGVSAFAVLVGAAVNAAIDRVWPSVATAAGRAERAARAREEAARLRAKDQRTADDGAAEITPPSEFPERWAQFLPHGDIRSRLHAKREAAEKAAGKPAGKPPGKPSESSAGRPAGQPPEPPESPGKAPGEPRTPRQGPRRPDVRSAADGSGGATDSTAPKGTG, encoded by the coding sequence ATGAGCGGTGGTGAACAGGCCCGATACGGTGAGAAGGTGCAGCCAGCAGAAGAAACACCGAAGCCGTCCGGCCGGCTCCGCAAGGCCCGCGCCCTGTACCGCAATGTGTCCAAGCGCCGGATGGCCTGGCTGCTGCTGAAGGACACCGTCGATTCCTGCATGGAGTACCGGGTCACCGGGCTCGCCGCCGAAGCGGCCTTCTTCACCCTGCTGTCGCTGCCGCCGCTGCTGCTCGGCCTGATCGGGCTGCTCGGCTATTTCGACGCGTGGACCAGCACCGACACGGTGGCCACCATCCGGCAGAACATCCTCGACGCCTCCGCGACCGTGCTGTCCGACCGGGGCGTCAAGGAGATCGCGCGCCCGCTGCTGGACGATGTCATCAAGGGCGGCCGCCCCGATGTGATCTCGCTCGGCTTCGCCATCGCCCTGTGGTCCGGCTCCCGCGCGGTGAACGTGTTCGTGGACACCATCACCATCATGTACGGGCTGGAGGGGCGGCGCGGGATCGTCAGGACCCGGCTGCTGTCGTTCCTGCTCTATCTGGTGGCGCTCCTGGTCGGGGCGGTGGCGCTGCCGCTGATGGTGATCGGGCCGGAGGCGGTGTTGGGCCTGCTGCCGTCCAGCGCGGACCCGGTACGGGTCCTGTACTGGCCCGTGGTGATAGTGCTGTCCATCGCCTTCCTCACCACGCTCTACCACGTGTCCGTCCCGGTGCGCTCGCCGTGGCGGGAGGACATCCCCGGGGCGCTGGTGGCCCTCGCGATGTGGGTGCTGGGCAGCTTTCTGCTGCGGATCTACCTGGTCCATACGGTCGAGGGCCCGACGATCTACGGCTCGCTGGCCGCACCCGTCGCGGTGCTGCTGTGGATCGGGGTGTCCGCCTTCGCGGTGCTGGTCGGGGCGGCGGTCAACGCCGCGATCGACCGGGTCTGGCCCTCGGTGGCCACGGCCGCCGGGCGGGCGGAGCGCGCCGCCCGTGCCCGGGAGGAGGCGGCCCGGCTGCGGGCGAAGGACCAGCGCACGGCGGACGACGGCGCGGCGGAGATCACCCCGCCGTCGGAGTTCCCCGAGCGCTGGGCCCAGTTCCTGCCGCACGGGGACATACGCTCCCGGCTGCACGCCAAGCGCGAGGCGGCGGAGAAGGCCGCCGGGAAGCCTGCGGGGAAGCCCCCGGGCAAGCCCTCGGAGTCGTCGGCCGGGAGGCCCGCCGGTCAGCCCCCGGAGCCCCCGGAGTCCCCGGGGAAGGCGCCCGGGGAGCCCCGGACGCCCCGGCAGGGGCCGAGGCGTCCGGACGTACGGTCCGCGGCGGACGGCTCGGGCGGCGCCACGGACAGCACCGCGCCCAAGGGCACCGGCTGA